Proteins from a genomic interval of Lycium ferocissimum isolate CSIRO_LF1 chromosome 2, AGI_CSIRO_Lferr_CH_V1, whole genome shotgun sequence:
- the LOC132037801 gene encoding (R,S)-reticuline 7-O-methyltransferase-like, whose amino-acid sequence MGDIDSMNEAAMLQGQAQLSKYISAFPISMAIKCAVELRIADIIHSHGHPITMSPIATNIDSSSPDISYLSRIMRLLVRQKIFTAATSQGEDTFYGLNPISRLLLHDTELSLAPMFLFQNNPILMAPWHCFSSCVKEGGIAFKKAHGSEIFDMASKDEELNESFNNGMNSVTKSIMKSIITGYKDGFNSITSLVDVGGGTGAAMSEIVKAYPHIKGTNFDLPHVVSTAQKYEGVSHVRGDMFQAIPPADAVFVKRIMHDWGDEDCVKILKNCRKAISEKTGKVIIVEAVLKPEGEGLFDDLGFMYDLVMIAHSSGGKERSEDEWNKLLKAGGFPRYNIIEIPSWLSIIEAYPQ is encoded by the exons ATGGGTGATATTGATTCCATGAATGAAGCGGCCATGCTACAAGGCCAAGCACAATTATCTAAATACATCTCCGCTTTCCCGATTTCCATGGCCATCAAATGTGCTGTGGAGCTTCGTATTGCTGATATTATTCATTCTCATGGCCACCCTATTACTATGTCACCAATAGCCACTAATATTGATTCTTCATCTCCAGATATAAGTTATCTTTCTCGTATCATGAGACTCCTAGTCCGTCAAAAAATCTTCACTGCTGCTACCTCTCAG GGCGAAGATACCTTCTATGGACTAAACCCTATCTCAAGATTGCTATTACACGACACAGAGCTAAGTCTGGCACCAATGTTCCTATTCCAAAACAACCCAATTCTCATGGCTCCATGGCATTGTTTCAGCAGCTGTGTGAAAGAAGGTGGAATTGCATTCAAGAAAGCTCATGGGTCTGAAATTTTTGATATGGCttcaaaagatgaagagttgaATGAGAGTTTCAACAATGGGATGAATTCAGTGACAAAAAGCATAATGAAGTCAATAATTACAGGGTATAAAGATGGGTTTAATTCCATTACATCACTTGTTGATGTAGGTGGAGGGACAGGGGCAGCTATGTCTGAAATTGTCAAGGCATATCCTCATATCAAGGGGACAAATTTTGATTTGCCTCATGTTGTGTCAACAGCTCAAAAATATGAGGGCGTTTCTCATGTTAGGGGTGACATGTTTCAGGCTATCCCACCTGCTGATGCTGTCTTTGTCAAGA GGATAATGCATGATTGGGGAGACGAAGATTGTGTGAAGATCTTGAAGAATTGTCGAAAGGCGATATCGGAGAAAACTGGAAAAGTGATCATAGTTGAAGCCGTGTTGAAGCCAGAGGGTGAGGGCTTATTTGACGATTTGGGATTCATGTATGATCTGGTTATGATAGCACACAGCAGTGGTGGCAAGGAAAGGAGTGAAGATGAGTGGAACAAATTATTGAAAGCCGGTGGATTTCCGCGTTACAATATCATTGAAATTCCTTCTTGGCTCTCTATTATTGAGGCCTACCCACAGTGA